A window of the Gordonia humi genome harbors these coding sequences:
- a CDS encoding LGFP repeat-containing protein, translated as MTTVAYRRGMFVSGLAAAAVIATGCSDSGSDDHAAPSSLTTTVSATSEAARTSSEAPASTTPTATSTESADSTDVTIVGQRDVKVTLTGPIAVKYAAATPAQKEQLGLVLTGDHNGEKRASGVVFQQFEGGAIVAANDDDGTPAYIVWGKIREAWNIERDASGAPSQTGSNGSAGPLGVPTSDVHTVGDREEATFEHGKITYDTKTGKVVVTVKGKTVPSGL; from the coding sequence ATGACGACGGTGGCATACCGCCGAGGGATGTTCGTATCCGGACTGGCCGCGGCCGCGGTGATCGCGACCGGATGTTCCGACAGCGGCTCCGACGATCATGCGGCGCCGTCGTCGTTGACGACGACGGTGTCGGCGACGTCGGAAGCCGCGCGGACCTCGTCGGAGGCGCCGGCGTCGACGACCCCGACCGCGACGTCGACGGAGTCGGCCGATTCGACCGACGTGACCATCGTCGGACAGCGCGATGTGAAGGTGACGCTCACCGGCCCGATCGCCGTCAAGTACGCGGCGGCGACACCCGCGCAGAAGGAGCAGCTCGGGCTGGTGCTGACCGGCGACCACAACGGCGAGAAGCGCGCCAGCGGAGTCGTGTTCCAGCAGTTCGAGGGCGGTGCGATCGTCGCCGCGAACGACGACGACGGCACGCCCGCGTACATCGTCTGGGGCAAGATCCGTGAGGCCTGGAACATCGAGCGCGACGCGTCCGGCGCGCCGTCGCAGACCGGCAGCAACGGTTCCGCGGGTCCGCTGGGCGTTCCCACCAGTGACGTGCACACCGTCGGCGACCGTGAAGAGGCGACGTTCGAGCACGGCAAGATCACCTACGACACGAAGACCGGCAAGGTCGTCGTCACGGTGAAGGGAAAGACGGTCCCGTCCGGTCTGTAG